One Ctenopharyngodon idella isolate HZGC_01 chromosome 3, HZGC01, whole genome shotgun sequence genomic window, gtttgaaataacatgatTTGTTTGGATTATTCAAATGATAATCTACATCCTCTCCTCTCACTTTTAAAAGCGTTAAACATCTCATGATATTTACCTGGTTGAATGGACATTGACACAGAAGCAGAGTTTGACTCTTGTGTTAGTGCTGTTGGTTTGGGTCAGTGTTCGTACATGAGCAGGACTGTGACAGAGAGAGGAAATTTAAACAATGGCTCTGGTTATGCAGCATCTAAATCCATCATGCTTCATCTGTACTTCTATATCTTTTCATTCCCAACATTACAGGAGATGGATGGAGGCGTTTGTAAGTATTTCACAGCCGTGAGAGAATGAATAGTGTTGTTAGTGAGACACTTTCTCCAGACACAGCAGATCTAGTCTGGAGTTTGAGCAGCCAGAGGATGAACGAgatgaattcactcactcgacCCTCAGTGACGGCAGGTTAGTTGAGCTCATGTTTTCTGTCACTATATGAGCTTCTGTCTGAGTGATGTTTGTCTCCCTCTGCTGGACTGAGTGGATCGAACCTCCAGACAGATCAGATTTTTTGAGACAATCATGCTTGAGGACTGGAAAAGAAACCAGGAGAGAGATTACAGTTCATGGTCATCATGGCAAATGCTTTCTTACAATGCTGTACAAAAGACTAAAGTAAGACTGTTAAAGCAACAATCACTGCTGGAGAAACAGTGACTGAACTGCAGAATCTCACAACAAGATATGAGAGACACAGACATCTTTTCCGAAGTGAGGGGGGCAGAAATGTCAGGCGTAATACCAGTTTTTATCTGACCTTTGTCtaactgacacattttattttttatcttttaattcGGTAAGAAATCGCTTCTGAACAATAACCACTGATATCTATAATATTTTTCCCAATATTTCATGGCAATTTTATGATTGGTTTATGTACTACAAACACTTGTGCATGAAGTCCTCATGGATTTTACACAATGcaaatgatcaaaaatatacagtaccttTCAGAAGTTTGGAAACAAGTCTCTTTCTCtcaccaaagctgaatttatttaatcaaaaatacagtaaaactgtaatattgtgaaatagtattataatttaaaataactgttttctatgtgaacatatagtaaaatgtaattcattcctgtgatcaaagctgtattttcagcatcattactccagtctttagtgtcacatgatccttcagaaatcattctaatatgatgatttgatgatcaagaaacatttatgattattaatgttgaaaacagttgtgctgcttcatatttctggaaaccatgataccattcaaacatttgttgtaagattaaaaaaagaaaaatgtattcatcaagcatgcattaaatttatcaaaagtgacagtgaagacgtgtataatattaaaaaagatttatatttaataaatgctttaataaatgtaataaaagtaaatgtaataaatgcaaataaatcctgttactttctattcatcaaagaatcctgaaaaataaaatgcatcatggtttccacaacaattttttttttttttccccacaacaattttaagcagcacaactattttcaacactgataataatcataaatgtttcttgagcagcaaatcatcatattacaatgatttctgaaggaccacgtgacactgaaaactgtaatagtaatatttcgcaatattactgtttgtgcagccttggtgatcataagagacttatttcaaaaacattaaaaagtctgtcAATAAGCACTGCATTATTGATATACTTTTTTGTCAATAAATATCTTGAGTtggctttaaaacacacacataaaccatatattgtcgcAATCGTCTTCACGTTTCATCAGTCAAAACGTTTCTACTTTTTGTTAAACTGCTGCTACAGCGAATAGctggtggagagagagagagagagagagagagagagagagagagagagagagactttgacttttcaaacactttaattatataaacattacaaaccttaaaaaaaaacttaaccaAACATATTCCAAAACATTACCAATTAAACACCAAATTCCCTGACTCACACACAGTCACCAAAGCCCCCCCTAACACACCATTtccattcaaaataaaaaatattattagtatGTTGATAATAAGTATGTTCAATTACTATTCTTGTCTCCACAACAGACTTAGAGTTAcaatattcacattttcaccAGAATTTTTACACTGATGAGACTTTAAAATTACAAGCTTAGCCTGTCCCATTAAAAAATTAGCAAGTATACACTGTTGCTGCCAAGACCTTTTATATCTGCAACCCAGAATAAATAGACTATTGGTAAATGTAAAACCTAATCTTACAATCATTTTCTCCAATAATTCAAATAACGGGTTAATTCTACAACACTCGCAAAACATATGAAACACACTGTCAAGAGCATTACAGAAAGGACATTCTGGTAAAACAGCCTTGTTGATCTTTGACACAAAAGAGTTTGAGGCTATAATACAATGTAGTATCCTCCACTGAATATCTCCACATCTCTTAGAGATCGGAGGCTTATACAATAACCTCCACGATGGATAAAAAtcatctgaaatagaaagcaaAGATCTCCATTTAGTATCTGGTCTTTGCTTCAATTGTCCCAAATGTACAGATTTAACACAAATATGGTAAAAGTTTTTTCCCAATACAATGAAACACCAAAGCACCATGACCTTTTAACAATTTTGTCTGACTGTTAACATCAGATTCCCAATCTTTAGgaactactttaaactttaaaagtcTGAGAAATAAAACCATTCTGAATACCATTATTGATAAAAGAAAGGAAAGTCTGAGGGAAGGATGTCTTAAGATTCCGAACTAATCCTTCCACAATTCTTACTGAATTTATCCCAACTTGATCAGCAATTGAATGTACAGTTCTCCATTGACCATTCTTTAAATCAATCAAGTCCATGACTTTTGATAACCCAGCATTCAAAAATTTAATGACTAAAGATGATGACACATTGGCAGAAAACTGAAAaaggggattaaaaaaaaagaggttcTAAAAAACCATAATGTTCATCCtcatttctcaatattttaaaatcactcACTTTTTAGAATCACTCCTGGGTAAAAACTGAAAGGTAAAGAATACTGTGACAAAGCTGACCTAATTGTCACCGCTGGGCAACACtggcacacatacacatgcactCACACAGTAATACTAACCTTTGTAATGGTCCACGCTCATTTCTCCTCCCACTGTTGCTGCTATCGGCGGCGCGGGTGCACACGCAGTCCCGATGGCACACGGACATGTTGAACATTATTTCTTTGCCCCTCCGTCAGTATTCATAACCCTGGACatttcacacactcacactgtaCGTTGATGGATGTATAGTCTTGTTCTGTCCTTGTTttagtgtgtttaattgggCATGCGATGGTCGGCGTTCCAGTGTGAGACGCTGCGTCGGCAAAACAGAGCAATCGAGCGGCGATTGGTTATGACATCACTGACCGCGCCGCACCGGCGCAGTGCACCGGAAGCCAGCCAAACCATTGTGTAATGTTAATAGGGGTACCCATGTTTTATGTGTGATAAAATTGAAGTGTTAAATGTATTATTCTTgtagtgaatgtttttatttgtggatTATGTGTGGAGTTTgtgtttaatgttaattaaatgtatagGATTGAGTGAAAATGGGTTAAGAAATGAGTTTATACCTGCTATACATACCTGGTTTGAGGAGTCCCGTGGTAGGGGCGGGGTGTAGTCTGGCCTATATAAGAGCAGGCCAGACTCAAACTAATTGCTTGTTTACCAAGTCAAAGTGAGAGTGCAACTGCGGTGCCTCGAACGAACCTCCAGTCACCTGTATATTGTGGATACTTACCTGTACATATTTTTGATTGGATTATTTCctctttattttgctgtttgttgtttttttttttggtactttgggtttttttttttggtttttccCCCATCGTTGTTGTGCacctatatatattatatttttcaccGTTGGACTGTGTATATTTTTGGCACTGTAAATAAACACACTTGCACAAAAGTGCTATTGCGGGCTGAGCCATCATTTTTAACGTCTTTTACGGACATTCACTTCATCCCCAAGCGAGTGGTGGTTCTCGCTTCATCACATTTGGTGGCAGCGGTGGGATGGCAACCCGCAAGACAGTGCCAAAAGGTAGAAAACCCAGGACGGGTTTGCGGTCCCAGGTGAAGGCGGTGGCTAAGGAGGAGGGGACCTGGGATTCGATGGAATCTACAGAGGAAGAGGAGGCAGCtgcaaagcttcctgaagcctCAGCAAAGGCCAGTTCACCGCAGTCCAAGCCCGTCACGTCCAGTGCAACGTCTGGTGAAGGAATGGTGTCCCTGATGCACAAATTCCTTGACGCACAAGAGCAGAGGGAAGAGAGATATCTGTGAGAGCTCCGTGGACTACGAGAGTCCATCTTACAGTCGGTGCAGCCTGCAAAGACCTCGTTAGACATGGATAGTCTACGGATGGACCTACCAACACCAGCAGCACAGAGAGTCTCCACACGAGGTGGTCCAGCACATGTCCTAGACTCCACAAATGTTCCTGCATCAAGCCAGCCAATGCTGCGTTCTGAACCAAAGATGCCAGCCTTCCAGCAGGGGGAAGACATTGAAAACTATCTTCGGCAGTTCGAGCGGCTGGCCAGGACCTGGGGATGGCCTGAGCAGGAGTGGAGCTTTTGACTCGTTCCACTGCTGACAGGGCAGGCACTGGAGGCGTACCTAGCGATGGATGAGGAGCAGGCGGAGGTGTATGCTGATCTAAAGGAAGCACTGCTGGAGAAATTTAACATCTCATCAGAAACCTACCGCCAGCGCTTCCGAACGTCCTTTGTTCCAACGGGAGAATCACCAACAGAAACCTACCATCGCTTAAGGAATCTGTATCGACGATGGGTATGGCCTGAGGAGCACTCTAAAGAGGAGATTGGTGAGGCTATTATCCTGGAGCAGCTTCTTCGCGTGCTTCCGTATGATACTCGCACCTGGGTACGGGAGCATGAGCCGACGACGGGGCTGGCAGCAGCGAAGCTGGCTCAACAGTACATGAACGCTCACCGTGGAGGCCCACGCACTCAACAACCACCTGGAGGTACTGTACGTTCTGTTTCTGATAGCTCTGGGGCTGGGGTTGAGAGACGTCATGCTGATCGTACAGACAATGCACAAGGCCAAAAATCGACTGTGGGCAAGGGATTAATTTGCTTTTATTGCCAACAGCCAGGACACAAAGCATCGGTGTGCCCTGGGCGAAAAGCAAAACTGACTGGATTTTGTTATGTTCCCAGAGAGGAAGGCAATGTGAGAGACTTTGTAGAGGGAAGTCAAAATGTGTGCAATGTAACAGTGAATGGACATTCTTTGCAAGCTCTTTTGGACACTGGTAGCACTCTTTCGCTGTTGAAGCCATGTTTTGTATCAAATGTCAATTATGTGAATACCACCGCTGTTCAGTGTGTACATGGGGACGTAAAGCAGTATCCCCGAGCTGAAGTGATTGTTGAAGTGCATGATAAATTGTACTTGTTAAATGTTGCCATAATTGATAACTTACCAGCTGACATGATTCTGGGTCGAGACCTACCGGTCCTGAATGATCTGTTACAAACCACCGAAGACTTTGAAACTGCTACCCCTTCTGCTACTGTTAAAGTGTCATGTCCTGTTGTCACTCGGGCACAAGCCAAGGCAGGTCTGCAGCCACTGCCAGACTTAGACAGTAGTCTGTTGCAGGGCGGGACTAAGGGCCCAAGAAAGTCACGCCGACAGCGGCGGCTAGAGAAGTACCTGGGTACCCCAGTCTCCAAGAATTCTGTGGATGGTCTTGATGTTAGTGACTGGAGGATCCCGGAGGACATTTCAAAATTGCAAAGGGAGGATGAGTCTTTAAAATTACTATTTGAAAAAACTGAGTGTGAAAATGCATCCAATTTGGGCAATCAAAAGTATGTTGTGTTGAATGGAGTGTTGTATTTGCAGACAAATGATGTGACACGTTTGGTTGTTCCAACATGCTGCTGCCATATTGTCTTACATTAAGCACACACTGATCCCTGGGCTGGCCACCTGGGACAGCAGAAAACATATGCACGCATTAGTTCACGCTTTCACTGGCCCACACTATACACGGATGTACAGACATATTGCAATACATGTGCCGTTTGTCAAAAGACCAGTGTTGGTTCCCAGCGCGGTAAAGCACCCCTGCAACCTCTCCCTGTGATCTCTGCTCCTTTCAGACGCATCGCCATGGACATC contains:
- the LOC127509552 gene encoding uncharacterized protein LOC127509552 encodes the protein MDEEQAEVYADLKEALLEKFNISSETYRQRFRTSFVPTGESPTETYHRLRNLYRRWVWPEEHSKEEIGEAIILEQLLRVLPYDTRTWVREHEPTTGLAAAKLAQQYMNAHRGGPRTQQPPGGTVRSVSDSSGAGVERRHADRTDNAQGQKSTVGKGLICFYCQQPGHKASVCPGRKAKLTGFCYVPREEGNVRDFVEGSQNVCNVTVNGHSLQALLDTGSTLSLLKPCFVSNVNYVNTTAVQCVHGDVKQYPRAEVIVEVHDKLYLLNVAIIDNLPADMILGRDLPVLNDLLQTTEDFETATPSATVKVSCPVVTRAQAKAGLQPLPDLDSSLLQGGTKGPRKSRRQRRLEKYLGTPVSKNSVDGLDVSDWRIPEDISKLQREDESLKLLFEKTECENASNLGNQKYVVLNGVLYLQTNDVTRLVVPTCCCHIVLH